In one Nocardioides sp. NBC_00368 genomic region, the following are encoded:
- a CDS encoding RNB domain-containing ribonuclease: MGSARIIRVASADDGVAATTLRDGIAALQAELGVSAEFPPEVEEAAAAAAADPRLPELDRTDLPFVTIDPETSMDLDQALHLERDGEGYVVHYAIADVAAFLAPGDPVDIEANKRGESLYAADAKIPLHPKVLSEDAASLLPDQVRPALLWTHKLDATGEGIDTFVERALVRSRAKLSYDGVQKMFDGEGFGGLDKLDQRVGESLQLLKEIGEKRIALEAARGGVNLPLRDQEISVVGEHWSLEYRDLLPVENWNAQISLLTGFAAADLMVYARVGLLRTLPEPDPRDVQRLHRTARALGLEWPAEMLYPDFIRSLDGKNGKHAAMAIACTRLLRGSGYASFNGELPELTEHSALANEYMHVTAPLRRLIDRYAGEVCLALCADQPVPDWVTRAFTTLPETMRASSRTSGAYERGVVDLVEAGLLSERVGETFAAVVVEVDDEDKRKGAITVEEPAIEARLTSAAALPLGEEVQVRLETADVAARKVGFTIA, translated from the coding sequence ATGGGCTCCGCACGCATCATCCGGGTGGCCAGTGCCGACGACGGTGTCGCTGCCACCACGCTCCGCGACGGGATCGCCGCGCTCCAGGCCGAGCTGGGGGTGAGTGCCGAGTTCCCGCCCGAGGTGGAGGAGGCGGCGGCCGCCGCAGCGGCCGACCCGAGGCTTCCCGAGCTGGACCGCACCGACCTGCCGTTCGTGACCATCGACCCCGAGACGTCGATGGACCTCGACCAGGCGCTCCACCTGGAGCGCGACGGCGAGGGCTACGTGGTGCACTACGCGATCGCGGACGTGGCCGCCTTCCTGGCGCCCGGTGACCCGGTCGACATCGAGGCCAACAAGCGTGGCGAGTCGCTCTACGCCGCCGACGCGAAGATCCCGCTCCACCCCAAGGTGCTCTCCGAGGACGCCGCCTCGCTGCTTCCCGACCAGGTGCGACCGGCGCTGCTGTGGACCCACAAGCTCGATGCCACTGGCGAGGGGATCGACACCTTCGTCGAGCGCGCGCTGGTGAGGTCGCGGGCGAAGCTGTCCTACGACGGCGTGCAGAAGATGTTCGACGGCGAGGGCTTCGGTGGTCTCGACAAGCTCGACCAACGGGTCGGCGAGTCGCTTCAGCTGCTGAAGGAGATCGGTGAGAAGCGGATCGCCCTCGAGGCGGCCCGCGGTGGGGTGAACCTCCCGCTGCGCGACCAGGAGATCTCGGTCGTGGGCGAGCACTGGTCGCTCGAGTACCGCGACCTGCTGCCGGTCGAGAACTGGAACGCCCAGATCTCGCTGCTCACCGGCTTCGCGGCGGCGGACCTGATGGTCTACGCCCGCGTCGGGCTCCTGCGGACCCTTCCCGAGCCCGATCCCCGAGACGTGCAGCGGCTGCACCGCACCGCCCGTGCGCTCGGGCTGGAGTGGCCCGCCGAGATGCTCTACCCCGACTTCATCCGCTCGCTGGACGGCAAGAACGGCAAGCACGCCGCGATGGCGATCGCCTGCACCAGGCTGCTGCGCGGGAGCGGGTACGCCTCGTTCAACGGTGAGCTCCCCGAGCTGACCGAGCACTCGGCGCTGGCCAACGAGTACATGCACGTCACCGCCCCGCTGCGCCGGCTGATCGACCGCTACGCCGGCGAGGTCTGCCTGGCGCTGTGCGCCGACCAGCCGGTCCCCGACTGGGTGACCAGAGCGTTCACCACGCTCCCCGAGACGATGCGGGCCTCGTCCCGGACCAGCGGTGCCTACGAGCGCGGCGTGGTCGACCTCGTCGAGGCCGGGCTGCTGTCCGAGCGGGTCGGCGAGACCTTCGCCGCGGTCGTCGTGGAGGTCGACGACGAGGACAAGCGGAAGGGCGCGATCACCGTGGAGGAGCCCGCCATCGAGGCCCGGCTCACCAGTGCGGCGGCCCTCCCGTTGGGCGAGGAGGTCCAGGTGCGGCTGGAGACGGCCGACGTCGCCGCCCGGAAGGTCGGCTTCACCATCGCCTGA
- a CDS encoding DEAD/DEAH box helicase family protein, translating into MKLRVHQQRALSALGAAWEAGRSRAWVVLPPGAGKTLVGLETAREAIADGAKVVVLSPNTAIQGQWLRQAAARDLQASSSREIDAPLTSLTYQSVAVFGDPDDEAETGESHLARLHDNGRALVEALRGAGPLLLVLDECHHLLEVWGELLGEILQLLPDARVLGLTATPPEALTKEESALVGTLFGEIVFSTSIPAVVREGDLAPFADLVWLTTPTPGEREWLRGSAERFEELLTALTSADLGSVPFLTWLDRRFVARSEGAPSWADLAKASPDLATAALRAHHRGLLALPEGATLTEAHRRDPSAEDWVALIGDWVRGHLMSSEDAADQDALAAIKQALPAVGYSLTRRGIRAGRSPVDRVMARSEAKTTATAAIVDHERLAHGDSLRLLVVTDHERASATLPVDLRGVIAEQSGSARAVLATLCAANDDVLLVTGATVAGPPATLAELVAHIAQTDPALAEGLAVEKEEAYATLVGRWGSRQWVAHVTRFFEAGGCRVLVGTRGLLGEGWDARSVTGIVDLTAATTTTAVVQLRGRSLRTDPRRPDKVAVNWTVVCVEEEHPRGDNDWKRLVRKHTGFFGADEDGSVVDGVGHIDESFSPYAAPHESEFDTVNARMVARSEDRAAIRERWRIGEPYADVAGRTVRVRLRRAGALRAPAGVVLAPRPPGFRLLEGRVPEWRLPAKAVLAPAALLSVVLVGIVLAGAGGGAAALGGAAGGLWALWAAYVYRDGTRIASQLRRRPSVGAVAAAVADGLHETGQASVGAAGLEIAVDSDGSYRVHLAGVPEAESALFAASLEEALAPIAAPRYLVSRPVVGDLDPLATLRLGISGRHTAEAEAWHAVPTALGRRAADAKAFRAAWERWVGGSGLLYTGSPEGAGLLAAQRGADPFDVTAVIRRHWS; encoded by the coding sequence GTGAAGCTCCGTGTCCATCAGCAGCGTGCGCTGTCCGCGCTGGGCGCGGCCTGGGAGGCGGGGCGGTCGCGGGCGTGGGTGGTGCTGCCGCCGGGTGCGGGGAAGACGCTGGTCGGGCTGGAGACGGCACGGGAGGCGATCGCGGACGGGGCGAAGGTCGTCGTGCTCAGCCCCAACACGGCGATCCAGGGGCAGTGGCTGCGCCAGGCGGCCGCGCGGGACCTGCAGGCGTCGTCGTCGCGTGAGATCGACGCGCCGCTGACGTCGCTGACCTACCAGTCCGTCGCGGTCTTCGGCGACCCCGACGACGAGGCGGAGACCGGCGAGAGCCACCTGGCCAGGCTGCACGACAACGGCCGTGCCCTGGTCGAGGCGCTGCGAGGCGCCGGGCCGCTGCTGCTCGTGCTGGACGAGTGCCACCACCTGCTCGAGGTCTGGGGCGAGCTGTTGGGCGAGATCCTGCAGCTGCTCCCGGACGCGCGGGTACTGGGCCTGACCGCGACCCCGCCCGAGGCGCTGACCAAGGAGGAGTCCGCGCTGGTCGGGACGCTGTTCGGCGAGATCGTCTTCTCGACCTCGATCCCGGCGGTCGTCCGCGAGGGCGACCTGGCTCCGTTCGCCGACCTGGTGTGGCTGACCACGCCCACGCCGGGTGAGCGGGAGTGGCTGCGGGGGAGCGCGGAGCGGTTCGAGGAGCTGCTCACCGCGCTGACCTCGGCCGATCTGGGCAGCGTGCCGTTCCTGACCTGGCTGGACCGGCGCTTCGTGGCGCGTTCCGAGGGTGCGCCCTCCTGGGCCGATCTCGCCAAGGCGTCGCCCGACCTGGCGACCGCCGCTTTGCGGGCCCACCACCGCGGGCTGCTCGCGCTGCCCGAGGGGGCGACGCTCACCGAGGCCCATCGCCGCGACCCGTCCGCCGAGGACTGGGTGGCGCTGATCGGCGACTGGGTGCGCGGACATCTCATGTCCTCCGAGGACGCGGCGGACCAGGACGCGCTGGCCGCGATCAAGCAGGCGCTGCCCGCGGTCGGCTACTCGCTGACCCGGCGTGGCATCCGGGCCGGTCGCTCACCGGTGGACCGGGTAATGGCCCGCTCGGAGGCGAAGACGACGGCGACCGCGGCCATCGTCGACCACGAGCGGCTCGCGCACGGCGACTCGCTGCGGCTCCTCGTCGTCACCGACCACGAGCGGGCCTCGGCCACGCTGCCGGTCGACCTGCGGGGCGTGATCGCCGAGCAGTCCGGCTCCGCACGAGCGGTGCTCGCCACGCTCTGCGCCGCCAACGACGACGTCCTGCTGGTCACCGGCGCCACCGTCGCCGGCCCGCCGGCGACCCTCGCCGAGCTGGTGGCGCACATCGCGCAGACCGACCCCGCTCTCGCCGAAGGTCTCGCGGTCGAGAAGGAGGAGGCGTACGCCACGCTCGTGGGGCGCTGGGGGAGCCGGCAGTGGGTCGCCCACGTGACCCGGTTCTTCGAGGCCGGCGGGTGCCGGGTGCTGGTCGGCACGCGCGGCCTGCTCGGAGAGGGCTGGGACGCCCGATCGGTGACCGGGATCGTCGATCTCACCGCCGCCACGACCACGACAGCGGTCGTGCAGCTGCGCGGGCGGTCGCTGCGTACGGATCCCAGGCGGCCCGACAAGGTCGCCGTCAACTGGACCGTCGTCTGCGTCGAGGAGGAGCACCCCCGCGGCGACAACGACTGGAAGCGGCTGGTCCGCAAGCACACCGGCTTCTTCGGTGCCGACGAGGACGGCTCCGTCGTGGACGGCGTCGGCCACATCGACGAGTCGTTCTCCCCGTACGCCGCCCCGCACGAGTCCGAATTCGACACCGTCAACGCCCGCATGGTCGCCCGTTCGGAGGACCGCGCCGCGATCCGGGAGCGGTGGCGGATCGGAGAGCCGTACGCCGATGTCGCCGGTCGTACCGTCCGGGTCCGTCTCCGCCGGGCCGGTGCGCTGCGCGCGCCGGCGGGAGTGGTCCTCGCGCCGCGACCGCCGGGCTTCCGGCTGCTGGAGGGTCGTGTCCCGGAGTGGCGGCTGCCGGCCAAGGCCGTCCTCGCGCCCGCGGCGCTGCTGAGCGTCGTGCTCGTCGGGATCGTCCTCGCCGGTGCCGGGGGCGGCGCGGCGGCGCTCGGTGGCGCCGCCGGCGGTCTGTGGGCACTCTGGGCGGCGTACGTCTACCGCGACGGCACCCGGATTGCCTCCCAGCTGCGCCGTCGACCGAGCGTGGGCGCCGTCGCTGCGGCGGTCGCCGACGGTCTGCACGAGACCGGACAGGCCTCGGTCGGCGCCGCAGGGCTCGAGATCGCCGTGGACTCCGACGGCAGCTACCGCGTCCACCTGGCCGGGGTGCCCGAGGCCGAGTCGGCGCTCTTCGCGGCCTCGCTCGAGGAGGCGCTGGCGCCGATCGCCGCGCCCCGCTACCTGGTCTCGCGGCCGGTCGTGGGCGACCTGGACCCCCTCGCGACCCTTCGCCTGGGGATATCCGGAAGACACACCGCCGAGGCCGAGGCCTGGCACGCGGTCCCCACCGCCCTCGGCCGTCGCGCCGCCGATGCGAAGGCGTTCCGCGCCGCCTGGGAGCGCTGGGTCGGCGGCTCCGGCCTGCTCTACACCGGCTCACCCGAGGGCGCCGGCCTCCTGGCCGCCCAGCGCGGCGCAGACCCTTTCGACGTCACCGCCGTGATCCGTCGCCACTGGTCCTGA
- a CDS encoding multidrug effflux MFS transporter — MTSVPPRLLLALALLSASAPLAIDFYLPSFPQIGSDLGAAASNVQLTLTAFLIGLALGQIAWGPISDRFGRLKPLLIGSVVAAVAGVLAALAPTVELLIAARFVQALAAAAGIVMARAIVADVLHGFAAARAMSIMMSISGIAPILAPVIGGALAGFVPWRGVLGIVAAIAVLQVVVVLLVIRESLPAERRSSRVEYADLGRLLAKPAFLGYTLTQSLTFATLMTYVSSSSFLYQSVIGTSAAVYGIGFAVNAAFLTVAGLVSARLAKRQVHPARIIRTAQPVMALAALFVLVVALLPAPKVLILLPIVVVTTSVGLIMGNTGALAIEQARPSVGAGSALMGGIMFLGGGLASPLGAVAGEHTAVPLAITMVVTSVLGAVAFSLARRSVARNPESEAAFATAA; from the coding sequence GTGACGTCAGTCCCGCCGCGGCTCTTGCTCGCACTCGCCCTGCTCTCGGCATCCGCGCCGCTTGCGATCGACTTCTACCTACCCTCCTTCCCGCAGATCGGCTCCGATCTCGGCGCCGCGGCGAGCAACGTGCAGCTGACCCTCACCGCCTTCCTGATCGGGCTCGCGCTCGGCCAGATCGCCTGGGGCCCGATCTCGGACCGCTTCGGACGGCTCAAGCCCCTGCTGATCGGCTCGGTCGTGGCCGCGGTCGCCGGCGTGCTGGCCGCGCTGGCGCCGACCGTCGAGCTGCTGATCGCCGCGCGGTTCGTGCAGGCGCTCGCCGCCGCGGCCGGAATCGTGATGGCGCGGGCGATCGTGGCCGACGTACTCCACGGCTTCGCCGCCGCCCGCGCGATGTCGATCATGATGTCGATCAGCGGCATCGCCCCGATCCTGGCCCCGGTGATCGGCGGCGCCCTCGCCGGGTTCGTGCCGTGGCGCGGGGTGCTCGGCATCGTCGCCGCGATCGCGGTGCTTCAGGTCGTCGTCGTGCTCCTGGTGATCCGGGAGAGCCTGCCGGCCGAGCGGCGGAGCAGCCGGGTCGAGTACGCCGACCTCGGCCGCCTCCTCGCCAAGCCCGCCTTCCTCGGCTACACGCTGACCCAGTCGCTCACGTTCGCCACCCTGATGACGTACGTCTCCTCCTCCTCGTTCCTCTACCAGTCGGTGATCGGCACCTCGGCTGCGGTCTACGGCATCGGGTTCGCGGTGAACGCCGCGTTCCTCACTGTCGCCGGGCTGGTCTCGGCGCGGCTGGCCAAGCGGCAGGTGCACCCGGCCCGGATCATCCGGACGGCGCAGCCGGTGATGGCCCTGGCCGCCCTGTTCGTACTGGTCGTGGCGCTGCTGCCGGCGCCGAAGGTGCTCATCCTGCTGCCGATCGTGGTCGTCACCACGTCCGTCGGCCTGATCATGGGCAACACCGGCGCCCTGGCCATCGAGCAGGCGCGTCCCTCGGTCGGCGCCGGCTCGGCGCTGATGGGCGGCATCATGTTCCTCGGCGGTGGCCTCGCCTCGCCGCTCGGTGCCGTCGCCGGCGAGCACACCGCGGTGCCGCTGGCGATCACCATGGTGGTCACCTCGGTCCTCGGCGCCGTCGCCTTCTCCCTCGCGCGGCGCTCGGTCGCCCGCAACCCGGAGTCCGAGGCGGCCTTCGCCACCGCGGCCTGA
- a CDS encoding hydroxyacid-oxoacid transhydrogenase: MTHATPDTVFTYGSPQLKFGTGASAEIGYDLASLGARRALVVTDPGISATGLPQRVAEQMKTYDVEAVVFDGVHVEPTDESMRTAVEFARENGPFDAIVAVGGGSSIDTAKAVNLLTTNDGDLMDYLNAPVGRGLAPANPLLPLVAVPTTTGTGAESTTVCVLDVLSLKVKTGISHARLRPTLAVVDPDLMMTQPAGVTAASGMDILCHALESYTARPYTSYDRKEPAQRVPYCGANPISDMWSEKGLSLLAGSFRQAVAHGGDTLARGDMAFAATFAGLGFGNAGVHIPHACAYPIAGRVRDFHPADYPGDEALVPHGMAVSLTAPEAFRYTFDAAPERHLRAARLLAPGFDESQEKPRDLLPRVLADLMRDIGIPAGIGEVGYVAADIPDLVEGALKQQRLLATAPKQPSAEDLTGIFERSITLW; encoded by the coding sequence ATGACGCACGCAACGCCCGATACCGTGTTCACCTATGGCTCCCCGCAACTCAAGTTCGGCACCGGCGCATCGGCCGAGATCGGCTACGACCTGGCGTCGCTGGGCGCCCGCCGTGCCCTCGTGGTGACCGATCCCGGCATCTCCGCGACCGGGCTGCCGCAGCGGGTGGCCGAGCAGATGAAGACGTACGACGTCGAGGCCGTCGTCTTCGACGGCGTCCATGTCGAGCCGACCGACGAGAGCATGCGGACCGCGGTGGAGTTCGCCCGCGAGAACGGGCCGTTCGACGCGATCGTGGCGGTCGGCGGCGGGTCGAGCATCGACACCGCCAAGGCGGTCAACCTGCTGACCACCAACGACGGCGACCTGATGGACTACCTCAACGCGCCGGTGGGTCGCGGGCTCGCACCGGCCAACCCGCTGCTGCCGCTGGTCGCGGTGCCGACGACCACCGGGACCGGGGCGGAGTCGACGACCGTGTGCGTGCTCGACGTGCTGTCGCTGAAGGTGAAGACCGGGATCTCCCACGCGCGCCTGCGGCCCACGCTGGCCGTCGTCGACCCGGACCTGATGATGACTCAGCCGGCCGGGGTGACGGCCGCGTCCGGGATGGACATCCTGTGTCACGCGCTGGAGAGCTACACCGCCCGCCCCTACACCTCCTACGACCGCAAGGAGCCCGCCCAGCGGGTGCCCTACTGCGGCGCCAACCCGATCTCCGACATGTGGTCGGAGAAGGGGCTGTCGCTGCTGGCGGGCTCGTTCCGCCAGGCGGTCGCGCACGGCGGCGACACCCTCGCCCGCGGTGACATGGCGTTCGCGGCGACCTTCGCGGGGCTCGGTTTCGGCAACGCCGGTGTGCACATCCCGCACGCCTGCGCCTACCCGATCGCCGGGCGCGTACGTGACTTCCACCCGGCGGACTACCCCGGGGACGAGGCGCTGGTGCCGCACGGGATGGCTGTCTCGCTGACCGCTCCGGAGGCGTTCCGCTACACCTTCGACGCCGCACCCGAGCGGCACCTCCGCGCGGCCCGCCTGCTGGCTCCCGGCTTCGACGAGTCTCAGGAGAAGCCGCGCGATCTGCTGCCCCGGGTGCTCGCCGACCTGATGCGCGACATCGGGATCCCGGCGGGGATCGGCGAGGTCGGCTACGTCGCCGCCGACATCCCCGACCTGGTCGAGGGGGCGCTCAAGCAGCAGCGGCTGCTCGCCACCGCACCGAAGCAGCCGTCGGCCGAGGACCTCACCGGGATCTTCGAGAGGTCCATCACGCTCTGGTGA
- a CDS encoding TauD/TfdA dioxygenase family protein, with translation MTITEASPVNELTVHKVGGRIGARIDGVTLSGDLPAETVAEIRAAILQHKVVFFRGQDHLDDRTQIAFGERLGPLTTAHPTVNTGSARVLTLKANRGMAANSWHTDVTFVDRPPAFSILRGAEIPEYGGNTVWANTVTAYERLHPQLKALVDDLWAVHSNDYDYVRPDQAESTDDVAARKREEFISTIYQTEHPAVRIHPETGERALVLGHFVKHFTGLNQKESATLFNLLQDRVTALENTVRWHWQQGDVAIWDNRATQHYAVADFDELPREVRRITVQGDVPVSIGGAHSRVIEGSAEVYNRLDELIS, from the coding sequence ATGACGATCACCGAAGCATCCCCCGTCAACGAGCTGACCGTCCACAAGGTCGGCGGGCGGATCGGCGCCCGCATCGACGGCGTGACCCTCTCCGGCGACCTGCCCGCCGAGACGGTCGCCGAGATCCGGGCCGCGATCCTGCAGCACAAGGTCGTCTTCTTCCGCGGCCAGGACCATCTCGACGACCGCACGCAGATCGCGTTCGGCGAGCGTCTCGGCCCGCTGACGACCGCGCACCCGACCGTCAACACCGGCAGCGCCCGGGTGCTCACGCTCAAGGCCAACCGTGGCATGGCCGCCAACTCCTGGCACACCGACGTCACCTTCGTCGACCGGCCGCCGGCGTTCTCGATCCTGCGTGGCGCGGAGATCCCGGAGTACGGCGGCAACACTGTCTGGGCCAACACGGTCACCGCCTACGAGAGGCTCCATCCGCAGCTCAAGGCGCTGGTCGACGACCTGTGGGCGGTCCACTCCAACGACTACGACTACGTACGCCCCGACCAGGCCGAATCCACCGACGACGTGGCCGCGCGCAAGCGTGAGGAGTTCATCTCCACGATCTACCAGACCGAGCACCCGGCGGTCCGGATCCACCCCGAGACCGGTGAGCGCGCGCTCGTCCTGGGTCACTTCGTCAAGCACTTCACCGGCCTGAACCAGAAGGAGAGCGCCACCCTCTTCAACCTGCTCCAGGACCGGGTGACCGCCCTGGAGAACACCGTCCGCTGGCACTGGCAGCAAGGTGACGTCGCGATCTGGGACAACCGCGCGACCCAGCACTACGCCGTCGCCGACTTCGACGAGCTGCCGCGCGAGGTGCGGCGTATCACCGTGCAGGGTGACGTACCCGTCTCCATCGGCGGCGCGCACAGCCGGGTCATCGAGGGCTCCGCCGAGGTCTACAACCGCCTCGACGAGCTGATCTCCTGA